A DNA window from Calliphora vicina chromosome 1, idCalVici1.1, whole genome shotgun sequence contains the following coding sequences:
- the LOC135949403 gene encoding nuclear factor related to kappa-B-binding protein, which translates to MSDSEYSESLDVNGQDESEGNEIHMQLLQQQQQQQYLNQQQQQQQIQQQNVSYMTYAGSTSTSGESSISTTSSDESDEGDSEDTLELAKITNEVLSLPRGLCENAAIFQEFFSLETWQELPQPVQNHLQQFLPRFNQILPPQMAAVEQSRTLSMLFNNELTRFGESPLKSLQQQLEVGNCRPDIIKLRQNILKSRRREQRFQHCERLSQMAKQLFLSRQRLLDTAYKSSPDIVMQPNTVSLNKHQPKPSHLFTDNKLSAMRARKRFYSEISQLAQQLGLKGDVVLSADEEDEDGLLVDELKKDMQLQQRGLEIESEAVKTSTSLADRCIYSTIFKKHQNVEDEEACRLQQKSKQSKLTNRNFKEFLREHKRRKITEPTQPEFETSDIRLRDVCARAQMGGNFKRMFAFGKTPGRKPKTTSTTLTATSTATTTPATQTNISSAMLTTNATNTIPSTTTITHPITLISLPPPSLPLPPPPPKLSEPPALVPIQPTLKKPETYQIVTTATKSSPKEYHLQQQQQHHLSQQQQHSLHSSNVSLEMPHKTNDTLNIAQLITNHADNLNLCMDDSSLLTGDHDAFNMLDNEVELQQEEVETFGGTCEETIPAFVIGNDVVMPSGDKLNDSKKNMLNVRASHQTQQLENVVLQQPVPKLEPLSRTPLISTKSSSSSSSTSTPPTVSELIQETHACYFSLIRDFFCSTPNHRMRYDDLRHKIDVWLRNPITALNEWYSLSENWSNLLKSAIQFLVGEFPDLPDEYVPYIEHKMQLNIYQWIGAGRDSDNRLSELCTLWMEKRKQPNDKHANSVTHSELKLEICPRSSIENDDSRDEGSDNGGGLTPPPPPPRCPTNWTVRAATLEEISEFQRQERDRFEQPHKAFTYHMHGYESVVGPVKGIYSPLLALSKARGHSMMVGDRPNFVTILTLVRDATARLPNGEGTRAEISELLKCSQYINRDASENVLQTIVSGALDRMHTEHDPCVRYDPKRKIWIYLHRNRTEDEFERMHQQNQTIGKTKKLPQRKPKPLCNTTGSGKPSSMADNDNFIVVNSSEASNGSSPVTGSLITMPALVPSNPIIVSNNSGVQRQQQVLQQQLINTNKCPPVPPLKYNIPHTTQTISSNQSQQQQQQQQQQKSLLKTTIRTENKTISSTSINAGSSSNLIKQHSFQMPQKKNAPNQNTTPIIVATPQGLQTVHVSNATSVMPAQSANNPQQQQPQTSTAQQQQHTNITANLAGKRVTLNKPIIINQVTTTSSSPSSAASSSNISMANQKLKSPQLIQKTQLIQNRITLQTNQHQLITQQQQQSNLIIPISMANNMTLNMHPTSNVTDSSTAQSSTGTSSSSASLSNKQNIIRLVPASNVKNLMNSPTATTTQIVNRQRQIVGTTAGTDRPATPQHQQQKTQTTGLQLLSNNGNVITVAGTVSNQAGSIVKMSPQQFASLQQKHGQQQQHIIVKQAGVNKTQSTVLATTGNKPQRVILGNTSIVGQTGQGKNIVLQQIPVASSSVVVTPSQAATISSTTTTISGNKIQTINAKNLTPQQQRILIQNLKQQQQQQNQQQTINQNQIQFKTVQLVGSASATQANMAGRAQTVTMATTQQQQNTPKTAVVVVSQDNGTQPQQNITRILKTTSPQLKSEMSAATAGGTRVITSSSGQIISLDSLIQKQGGTLRITGTGNAAQTIKTTNMLQKSQQHQQVKQQQQQPQQYAIVSVPNSIISLGSNSNFTVGQRIITTQAGSSNTTSLVNLDTTKVTSSVVSTGTGRVITATAAGTKIITKQSSAGSAAAGNIRVINTVNQTGNINLATLQGKQVVLTSGKTLNTISKAQLQQHQQNVVQTQQGSIVIGGQTVKLQQGTTNIQQLLQKSGNIIASQNSSTNLTTATPQLQTVIMGNQILRVQQIPQIVSTANRLNVSNTKTISHNMDNSLTNTNSNTPKTIFVGSTGQTLRLQPATSQTQTIQNKNIILQTQQQNPTNKTATSGNVSTTPNRVVLAVQGGGQIFLSPNFQGGNINLKSLQNMKVVSLAQHPSAKVKDTTSSTSASASSSSSASSSLTAQQTILKTTSTPTTSDKNV; encoded by the exons ATGTCAGATTCGGAATACAGTGAATCCTTGGATGTGAATGGCCAAGATGAAAGTGAAGGAAATGAAATACACATGCAACTgttacaacagcagcaacaacagcaatatttaaaccagcaacagcagcagcagcaaatacAGCAACAAAATGTAAGCTATATGACCTATGCTGGATCCACATCCACTTCCGGAGAGTCAAGTATCTCGACAACTTCCTCCGATGAATCGGATGAAGGAGACTCAGAAGATACTTTGGAATTGGCCAAGATAACCAATGAGGTTTTAAGTTTACCTCGAGGGCTTTGTGAAAATGCCGCCATATTCCAGGAGTTTTTCTCATTGGAAACATGGCAGGAATTGCCCCAACCAGTGCAAAATCATTTACAACAATTCCTGCCCCGTTTCAATCAAATTTTACCCCCTCAAATGGCCGCTGTAGAACAGTCTCGCACGCTTTCTATGCTCTTCAACAATGAACTAACGCGTTTTGGCGAATCGCCCTTAAAATCACTGCAGCAACAACTAGAAGTTGGCAACTGTAGACCCGATATCATAAAACTAcgtcaaaatattttgaaatccaGACGTAGAGAACAAAGATTTCAACATTGTGAACGTCTGTCACAAATGGCTAAACAATTGTTTCTCTCCCGCCAAAGACTATTGGATACCGCCTATAAATCCTCACCGGACATAGTTATGCAACCAAACACAGTCTCCCTCAATAAACACCAGCCTAAACCCTCACATCTTTTCACAGACAACAAGCTGTCGGCCATGCGTGCCCGTAAACGTTTCTATAGCGAAATTTCACAATTGGCTCAGCAATTGGGCTTAAAAGGCGATGTTGTGTTGAGTGCCGATGAGGAAGATGAGGATGGTTTGCTGGTGGATGAATTGAAAAAGGATATGCAATTACAACAGCGCGGTTTGGAAATTGAAAGTGAAGCCGTCAAGACTTCAACATCATTGGCTGATCGTTGTATTTATAGTACGATCTTTAAGAAGCATCAGAATGTGGAGGACGAAGAGGCTTGCCGTTTGCagcaaaaatcaaaacaatctAAATTGACGAATCGCAACTTCAAAGAGTTTTTGAGAGAACATAAGCGCAGGAAAATAACAGAGCCG ACTCAGCCCGAATTTGAAACATCTGATATTCGTTTGAGAGATGTGTGTGCTCGGGCTCAAATGGGTGGTAATTTCAAGCGTATGTTTGCTTTTGGTAAGACTCCCGGACGTAAACCCAAAACAACGTCCACAACTTTGACAGCAAcctcaacagcaacaacaacaccagcTACGCAGACAAACATCTCATCAGCAATGTTAACAACAAATGCTACAAATACCATACCCTCCACAACAACAATTACACATCCCATAACTCTCATATCACTACCGCCACCATCGCTGCCGctgccaccaccaccaccaaaaCTCAGTGAACCGCCCGCATTAGTGCCCATACAGCCAACACTTAAAAAGCCCGAAACATATCAAATCGTCACAACAGCCACCAAATCTTCGCCAAAGGAATATCAtctgcaacagcagcagcaacatcattTATCCCAGCAGCAACAACATTCCTTGCATAGCTCAAACGTATCTTTAGAAATGCCACACAAAACGAATGATACCTTAAATATTGCCCAACTAATAACGAATCATGCGGATAATCTTAATTTGTGCATGGATGATTCTTCGCTTTTAACGGGCGACCATGATGCCTTCAACATGCTCGACAATGAGGTGGAATTGCAGCAGGAAGAGGTAGAAACATTCGGTGGCACCTGTGAGGAAACTATACCGGCCTTTGTTATTGGCAATGATGTGGTCATGCCTTCAGGCGACAAGCTTAATGACAGCAAGAAAAACATGTTAAATGTACGAGCCAGTCATCAGACACAGCAATTGGAAAATGTTGTTTTGCAACAGCCAGTGCCAAAATTAGAACCTCTCTCTAGAACACCTTTAATAAGTACGAAATCATCTTCATCTTCGTCCTCCACAAGCACACCACCCACTGTTAGTGAATTGATACAGGAAACTCATGCTTGTTACTTCTCTTTAATACGTGACTTTTTCTGTTCCACGCCTAATCATCGTATGCGTTACGATGACCTGCGACACAAGATTGATGTTTGGCTGCGCAATCCCATTACAGCTCTAAATGAATGGTATTCTTTGTCGGAAAATTGGTCAAATCTCTTAAAGTCGGCTATACAATTTTTGGTGGGTGAATTTCCCGATCTACCAGATGAATATGTGCCCTATATAGAGCATAAGATGCAATTGAATATCTATCAGTGGATAGGAGCGGGACGTGATTCCGATAACCGGCTCAGTGAGCTGTGTACTTTGTGGATGGAGAAACGTAAACAACCCAATGATAAACATGCCAACAGTGTAACACACTCGGAACTTAAATTAGAAATATGCCCCCGAAGTTCGATAGAAAATGATGACTCGCGGGATGAAGGCAGCGATAATGGGGGAGGCTTAACACCACCACCTCCACCGCCCAGATGTCCCACCAACTGGACTGTAAGAGCAGCTACCTTGGAGGAAATTAGCGAATTCCAAAGACAGGAAAGAGACAGATTCGAGCAGCCTCACAAGGCCTTTACTTATCACATGCATGGCTATGAAAGTGTGGTGGGTCCGGTAAAAGGCATCTACTCGCCTTTGCTAGCACTTAGCAAGGCTCGCGGTCACAGCATGATGGTGGGGGATAGACCTAACTTTGTTACCATTCTAACCTTGGTAAGAGATGCCACTGCCCGTTTGCCCAATGGTGAGGGCACTCGTGCAGAAATCTCCGAACttttaaaatgttcacaataCATAAATCGCGATGCTTCGGAAAATGTTTTACAAACCATAGTCAGTGGGGCTTTGGATCGTATGCACACTGAACACGATCCGTGTGTGCGCTACGACCCCAAACGcaaaatatggatatatttacATCGCAATCGCACAGAAGATGAATTTGAGCGCATGCATCAGCAAAATCAAACTATAGGCAAAACGAAAAAGCTGCCCCAAAGAAAACCCAAGCCTCTATGCAATACCACAGGCAGTGGCAAGCCGTCATCAATGGCGGACAATGATAATTTCATAGTAGTAAACAGTTCTGAAGCCAGTAATGGCAGCAGCCCCGTCACAGGTTCTCTAATAACCATGCCTGCCTTGGTACCTTCAAATCCCATTATTGTTAGCAACAACAGCGGAGTACAAAGGCAGCAACAGGTTTTGCAACAGCAGTTGATAAACACTAACAAATGTCCACCAGTTCCTCCCTTGAAATACAATATACCCCACACCACACAAACCATCAGTAGTAATCAGagccaacagcagcagcagcaacaacaacaacagaaatccTTATTAAAAACCACCATACgaacagaaaacaaaacaatatctTCCACGTCCATTAATGCCGGCAGCAGCAGCAATCTAATCAAACAGCATAGTTTTCAAATGCCACAAAAAAAGAATGCTCCTAATCAAAATACTACCCCTATTATAGTGGCCACGCCGCAAGGTCTGCAAACAGTGCATGTTTCAAATGCCACCTCGGTCATGCCGGCACAATCGGCTAACAacccacaacaacaacaaccgcaAACTTCCACTgcgcagcaacaacaacataccaACATTACCGCCAATTTAGCCGGCAAACGAGTCACTCTCAACAAGCCCATAATCATTAACCAAGTTACAACAACATCCTCATCTCCCTCCTCAGCAGCCAGCTCTTCGAACATCTCGATGGCCAATCAAAAGCTGAAATCACCCCAACTCATACAAAAAACTCAATTAATACAAAATCGCATCACACTACAAACAAATCAACACCAGCTTATAAcccaacagcagcaacaatcgAATCTTATTATACCCATATCAATGGCCAACAATATGACGCTTAATATGCATCCTACTTCCAATGTTACAGACAGTTCCACTGCTCAATCTAGCACTGGTACTAGCTCGTCTTCTGCTTCCCTCAGCAATAAACAGAATATCATACGTTTAGTGCCCGCTTCAAATGTTAAAAACCTCATGAATTCACCCACAGCCACAACCACGCAAATTGTCAATAGGCAAAGACAAATTGTGGGCACAACAGCAGGTACAGACCGGCCAGCTACTCcgcaacatcaacaacaaaagACTCAAACTACTGGCTTGCAGTTGCTATCGAATAATGGCAATGTGATTACTGTGGCCGGCACGGTTTCAAATCAAGCTGGTTCTATTGTTAAAATGTCGCCACAACAGTTTGCCTCCCTACAGCAGAAACATGGTCAACAGCAgcaacatattattgtgaagCAGGCAGGCGTTAACAAAACCCAAAGCACAGTTTTGGCGACGACGGGTAACAAACCTCAGAGAGTTATTTTGG GCAACACTTCAATTGTTGGTCAAACTGGTCAAGGTAAAAACATTGTCCTACAACAAATACCAGTGGCATCATCTTCGGTTGTAGTTACACCCTCCCAAGCGGCAACAATTTCCTCGACCACCACAACCATAAGCGGCAACAAAATACAAACCATTAATGCTAAAAATTTGACACCCCAACAGCAACGGATACTAatacaaaatctaaaacaacagcagcaacaacaaaatcaacaacaaactataaatcaaaatcaaatacaatttaaaaccgTACAATTGGTGGGCAGTGCATCAGCTACACAAGCTAATATGGCCGGAAGAGCACAGACTGTAACTATGGCCACAacgcagcaacaacaaaacacacCAAAAACCGCTGTTGTGGTAGTCTCACAAGACAATGGAACACAGCCACAACAAAATATAACACGAATACTCAAAACAACCAGTCCACAATTAAAGTCCGAAATGTCGGCAGCAACGGCTGGAGGCACCCGCGTTATCACAAGTTCTAGCGGCCAAATAATATCACTGGATagtttaatacaaaaacaaggAGGCACACTGCGTATTACTGGCACCGGCAATGCCGCACAGActattaaaacaacaaatatgctGCAAAAATCTCAACAACATCAACAAGtgaaacaacagcagcagcagccccAACAATATGCCATTGTTTCTGTACCGAATAGTATTATTTCACTGGGCAGCAATTCAAACTTTACCGTGGGCCAAAGAATTATCACCACCCAGGCTGGCTCCAGCAACACTACGTCTTTGGTGAATTTAGACACCACAAAAGTAACATCTTCAGTAGTTTCAACGGGCACAGGACGTGTTATTACCGCTACAGCTGCTGGCacgaaaattattacaaaacagTCATCTGCCGGCTCAGCTGCAGCTGGTAATATACGTGTTATAAACACGGTCAATCAAACGGGCAACATTAATTTGGCCACCTTACAGGGTAAACAGGTGGTCTTAACCTCCGGTAAGACTTTGAATACTATTAGCAAAGCTCAACTGCAACAGCATCAGCAAAATGTGGTACAAACTCAACAGGGCAGTATTGTTATTGGTGGACAAACGGTTAAGCTGCAGCAAGGAACT acAAATATTCAACAATTGCTGCAAAAGAGCGGCAATATCATTGCGAGCCAAAACTCATCAACAAATCTCACAACGGCAACACCACAACTGCAGACCGTTATCATGGGTAATCAAATATTAAGGGTGCAACAAATACCACAAATCGTATCGACAGCAAATCGTTTAAATGTGTCCAACACAAAAACAATTAGCCATAATATGGATAATAgtttaacaaacacaaactcCAATACgccaaaaacaatatttgtagGATCGACGGGACAAACGTTAAGACTACAGCCAGCCACATCCCAAACacaaacaatacaaaataaaaacataattttacaaACGCAGCAACAG AATCCCACAAATAAAACTGCCACCAGTGGAAATGTCAGCACCACACCAAATCGCGTCGTTTTAGCCGTACAAGGTGGTggtcaaatatttttatcaCCCAATTTTCAAGGTGGTAATATTAATCTTAAGTCATTGCAAAATATGAAGGTGGTATCGTTGGCTCAACATCCCTCAGCTAAAGTTAAAGATACAACTTCAAGCACCTCCGCATCAGCATCATCGTCGTCATCCGCCTCCTCATCGTTGACAGCTCAACAGACCATTTTAAAAACGACATCTACACCCACTACAAgtgataaaaatgtttga